A region of the Phaseolus vulgaris cultivar G19833 chromosome 11, P. vulgaris v2.0, whole genome shotgun sequence genome:
AATAGGAAAGAAGAGTATATATACAATAACTTACCTTAAATTTTGCATCCTTTACAAATAGGTTGCcactttaaagtattcatctaaattaattttaaaattcttaatttttttttattatgaactAGCCTGTTGGACTTGGTTACAACTATTGGAACATTGTGATGTTGGCTGGTCCGGTGGTCTAGTGATCTAAAAAAGTTTTCTATTCGACCGTcttcttaaaatattattttatttttggaaaaagCATACATGAAATTTAATTACAATAGTTTAGGACACCTACTAAACAGTGATGGATCCATAGTCTTGGcagttttaaaataataataataataagaagaagaagaattgataatataattttatatacataCAAATAGTGGGAGAAATAAAAagttaacattattttttgtgATTTCATCGAGTATTTGCTCACCCTCGCTTGTTAATGGAATGGGTCTGCTCTTATATGCAAATACTCTTACACTCAAGTGAAAAGGTGATAAAAAAAGGTGGTTACATTGGAAACAGGGAATATGTTCCTAGACAGAAGGAATATTAGTCATAAAAAATGCGTGTTAGGGAGTCGACATCAAATTAGTGCTTCATTTTGCCGATTTTTGTTTCCTTTTGTGCGATGATGGGTTCTTTGGATTGTGGCCATTTTTTTTGTTAGTGTTGCTGTTCAGAATGACACCAGTGTCCGAGGTGACCAAACTTGGGTCAGACTTAGTTCGGAGATACAACACGCAACAAACACACCAGCCACAAAAGTTCACGAAGGTGCCATGGATTTCAAGTGATACTGTATAACATTTATTGCAGTCCCTTATCATTTCTTAGAATGTAATATAACTCAGCTTATTACACATGACTAACCCTAGGTATCTTGGAAGATGCCAAGAGACCACCTGAAAGGGTGGGGCACAAACAAGCATATTTGTGTTATGATATTCAGTTACAAATGGCTTTAGTAGAAAACCTCGTTAAGTAAAGAAGATAGAACACTATATACATCAAATTGGGGTTGTATTGAATAGGAGGGCAACCTTTCTTCTGCCTTACTCCTTTCATCCTGTTCACATATTTAAAGAGCCTCACAAAACGGAAACTGCATATGTCAAGACAAACTGAGGAATAATTCCATCTAAGCTTCTGGTGAAAAGGTATTGGGCAGGACACAAATGTTTGAAATGGAGAACGAAGTTTTCATCGACGTTGTTGATAGCACATCTGGCATGTGATGGCAGATCTGACATTTGCATAGGTACAATGCTCGCAACACCAATGACTATCATCATTCATTCTGCTGGACATGCTGCTGGTTCGAAAAGTTGCCTTTACTCTTCCAGATTTCCCCTTACTGCTCCCTGCACCATTTTTTGAGCTCGTTGCTTTGCTGAAGGAAGCTCCATTACTATCCACATCACATAAACCATTCTCTAATGCCCTTACTAAATTCTCAAAGTAGTTTCTAGTCACACTGTCAACATATGTACCAGAAAATGAATCTATAGCCAAACTCCAATCCgaacaaaattatgaataataaataaaaaccgAGTTCAAGGCAAATGCTTAACAAAACATATGTAATATATACCTAGTCAATCCAGCTAGTTTTGTGCGAAAGTCATTGAACTCTCTAGATGGGTCATCAGCACATAGGAATGGCTGAAGTTCCTTTTCTGCACATTGATGAAGTCTCTCCAGACCAGATTCTGCTTCACCTGAAAACAAATTATAGTTGAGCATTATTTACAGAGGAATCAccacaaatatttataattaaattcaaGTTAAAAAATAGAACCTTGTAAGTACTCAAAGAACTGTTTTTTCGCATGCTCATGCTCCGGTAAGTAGAACCCATATGCGTATGTCCATTTCAGTACTCTTCTACACTCAATTATCTGAAAACATGAAACACTTACTAGAAAGGAACCCATCTATTTCACCCCAAATGAATTTTATGAAATAGTGGCTGCTGACATTGAATTTCTACAGTTCTaatagtagaaaaaaaaaatttaaaaaatatcactaGCACTAAAGAAAGTTCTCACAAAATCACCAGCAGGATATTGTTGAAATGTTCAATGACTAgctaaagcatttaaaactaTCTGCCAGGGGGCAGATGAACTGGTATAATCTAACAATCAAAACCATGTTAAAGCTTCATATAATACTACAAAGCAAActgaacaaaaataaataaattacttgTAGCCAGGCCTCAGTTATGAACTTAAGCTGTGACTCAGGCTGACACTGTATGTCACTAAGCTTCTCAATCTGCACCCCAAAAACAGAGAGAGGAATAGTGAGCATAAACAAAAGATTTTGCAATAACAGAAAAATATTACGTAGATTTTGGCTTATGACATGGAAAAGTGAGCTACTGTACTATGTTATAAAAGTGCATATTCATGAATATATACTACAAGTGGAAACGATGTTTTTTCAGTTGCCAGAAGTTATTCTAACATACCTGATGTGAAGGCTACTCCATGCTACGTGAAGTGCCAAAAATTACATGCAGGCTAAGAATTTTTTACAAACAATGTGCCTGGAGATGACAGATGTATATGTAACTTACATGAACAGTTTGCATCTGCTGCAGATCTGCAAGAGCTTTTTGCCTTGACTGTagacaagaaaaaatatattgcattgttatattaatatttataatggcGTAAGATAAATTATCTGGTTTAAATGCATATACCCAgataaattaataatactaCGGAATACAGCTTAAAGTAGAGAATAGAGAACAAATCAATGTCCGTAACATATAAAGTATAAACCGCTTCGAATTATCCAGCTAGCAGTCTTCTTCATATAAACTAAAAGCCACTTAAAACAGTCCTCGTTAAGTCAGAGGCACAATAACACTGTCAAGGACCAACTTTTGTCCTATTTTTGCTAGGTCAATACAGAAGATGTTTTTTGCATATTACATCTCTAACATCCCCAATCACAAGAGAATTTCAGTTAGGCTTGAAGCATAGATAATGCACAAACCCACCTATCTAATGCTGAAATTCAACTTTTTTATTAGTTGAAAGAATACACTGAGGATGGAACTTTAGAACATTTGGCCACAGACACTAATAAACAGATACTCCAAAAAGATTAAGTTGCTAGGTAGGGTAGGTGTTACATGCCttattaagaaaaaacaaaattcacTCTCTAAACCGAAACACACTGATTTCCTTTTCAAGATGATATTATTCCAGCTCCCTCTAACGTACACAACAAGCACAAACAAAGGAAGCACTTCCTTTCACACAGGAGGAATCTCGTCAAGAATCAACTATCAAAACAACCCCCTCAACCTACATGGTTGGTTTCTTCTATAATACAGTCTCCACTCTTTTCATTATCCTTTTGCCTAACCGTAGGTAACATCGATAGGTTTTTCTTTTAATCTAAATATCCACCAATTGAACACGAACATAATAACATGAAGATTATGACAAAAAGTATCACATATTGAAATAATATAGAACTAATAATCTAGCTCTCAGGATTGTAGAAATACAagcaaaatataaattatggaagaataaattcagaaattgctgaagacaaatccctagaACACGACTACTGAACAGTAACTGGTGCATACAGATTGATTGCTGGCCCACCGCTCATAATAATGTGTGTATCTCTCTAGTGAATTCTTCGCCATTTCCCTTCTTCTTTCAGTATCATCATACTACATACAACAAAATTTAGCTCATAAGCAAACACCATCATCCCAATAGATGTGGATGGAATATTGTGCTAATTATAGCCTGAAACCTGAACTGGGAGAAGTTGAGTATTATTATGTCCCTTACCACCCCTTCTTGTTTAGCTGCTTCATAACGATTGCAAGCATAAAAACCACCAGTTCTTTCACCATGTTCCGACCATTGACCAAGGCATAGCCTAtgtagataaaatattttaaattcaaataagcTCAAACTATTTGAAAACAAGGCCCTCCCCCGCTATTCCCActatttaaattgatatttcttCCCCAGTAAGAAAATAAACACCGCCACTGTTTTCCTGATCCAACCttcaataaaaatgataataaaaaaagaaaagcttTGAATTTTAAGTGTCCTAAAATTTATTCAATCAACAGAAAGCATAGGCTCTCAAGTCTCAACTACCCAAAATATCCTCTTTTTTTGTCAAATGCTTAGAAGGGGGTAAAAGGATGAAGCATGTAATTTGTTAATTATAAAGGGGGAAAAGGGAAGAGAATGCATACCAGCAAAACTCAAATTTACAGGGCGGTGTGCAAGTCATGTGCATGCACCcttgatttttttcaattggTCGCTTACACTTGGGACATGGCTTTGAATTAGCAAGTATCCTGAAATTCATCATATCACAGCAAGCTTAACCCATGAAGTCTAAAATACCCAGAAAAGCACCAGTTCATCCTTAACTAGTTATCAGTACACAGAGGAAAGTCAAGGATCAAGAtggatataaaaaattatacttgtCCCGTTGGAAATTGTCCACCGAGTGTCTACCCAGACAGTTAACCACTAACCATTACACATTCCAATAACCCCTTTCACAATTAATCACTTGTGAAGACACTATTTAACCATTACCCATATATGATCCCAATTCCTAATAGTCCACACATTATGAATTGTTCTGGAGAATTTGCAAGGAAAATCCATACATAAGTAAAACACTAATCCGCATTTTATTTCTTTCACTCCTTCAATTGAAGGAATCACACCCCTTAGACAATTTTCACCCTTCAAAATACTCTACATTAAAAGTGTTCATTTTTTGGAAATTAGATATCTGAAGCTTTAGAGAGTATCACGTTATTTCAAGTACTAAAAATTTGTGAGCAAAATCTAAGAAATCTCTACCAATTCATGTTTTCAGACTCTGCACTGTTCTTCAAAATCCACTTTGCCACGGTCCCACAGTCCACTGGACGATGAGCCTCCTCAGTGCACTGTAGATTCAATTACCCAGCAGTTGGCTAAATAAACAAGAATCTAAAATTCAAAACTATGACAATCTGAAAAATCTACACAACTTACATTCCAACAAAAGCTATATGAACAGAGGCAAGAGACATCATAATTCCCACCACTACCAACATCAAAAGTGACTGCATATTCACAACCTGGAGCAGGACACCACTTGGACTAGACAAAacaaagaaaaccaaaaataaaattagtacgACAGTCATACATTGGGAGATATATATTGTGAAGAAAAGCTTACACAGTAAGCAATAATTTGGAATacttttcttcatttaaaaaaaacaatacattGGTATTTATAGGAAAAAGGAAATcctaataaacaaaaataaatctccTCAAGTAAAGGAAATAAATCTCCACACATAAAGACTCTAAATCTGGAGCAAACCTACCAAATAAACTCCCAATCTCTTAATTTTAGGGATTTCTTAGAAACAAATCTATATTTACTATTCAATCAATGTATATTTATTGTACAGTAAATGTGCAATATTTACACCATAGTTCAacatatattaataatgattaaGAAAAGTAGAGTTGGAAATTATCACAGGAGATAAATAGTGAACTGTTAAtcacataaattataaatttagggTACGTTTGTTAAGCCTTTGGGAAGTGCCTTTaggaatatataaaaaattattaatttcaaaGGAGATTTTACGAAAAACAGAAATTTTATTCAATTCTGTTAGAACTATAAAGCGTACTTTTCATTAATAGGCAGTTATAAACTTGTAATTACAGCTTTTTAATAGAAATTTAAGTTTTCTTTTCagatgttttaaaataaagcTTTAAACAAACAACCTAAAACTTCTGAActgatttttcataaaaaaaaatatatactgaGATAAACACGCTCTTAACCAGAATAACATAAATAGGCCAAACATTTTACTCAACTGGAAAAATTGTGAACATCTTATGAAAATGAAACATGGAAAACATAGTCACATGGATTGGCAGTACAAAAAAAAGTGAATAACCCCCTTCACTTTATCAACTTCATAATTCCATATCTGGGAGGACACACCTTCTTATTGTCTTCAATGTATGATCTAAGAAGATAACGTGTATATTTCTGCTTATCTTCATCAGATTTTAAAAGACTAAGCATATCTTGACCAACAGCAGCACCACAAGTGGGATCAGGACATCTCAGCATCAAACATCCGGGACCATCACTAATGGATGTGCTGATATAGCCTAGCATGTCAAAAAGCACAGAAGATCGTGATAtgacagaaaaagaaaaaaggaaacAGAAGGACATTAAACAATATATACAAAAAATCTTCTAAGCTGCCTGCCACTACCCCCACCCATCCACACAAATAAAATGAAAGGAAAATTGCAACCAAAGCCAACATGCATTTTATTACGAGATGCTACATTATATCTGAGATCACAAAAGGTCAGAGTAATATCACACAAGAAGCACCTTCCCAGCATGAGATACAGTAGGGATGACCACAGGAAGCCATTTCAATTCTAGCCCGAGGATAATTTTCAAAACAGATACCGCAAGTAAGCTGGCCAcagaaaaaatgaagaaaaagaattaaatacaaatagagcccaagaaagaagagaaaatgaaaTCAAATCCAACTACATAATTGACCAAGTCTAAAACCTATAAGCCTCAGCCTCAGATTCTGCCATGGCCACTAGACACGACAGAGACACCCCAACCCAACACAACAGATGCTCAAAATATAGGACTAGGGCATCATACACACATATATGAGAAGAcagaaaaatactcaaatgaaatgaaaaataaccaAGACGAACAAAAAAGGATCTAAATTGGTAAACAATATTTGTATATTCTTGTATAACTAATAATGAGCCTCAAATAAAATATCAAGAGACATCATCTTACAATGTAAGCACTTGGTCTCTTTATAAAAATCCATAAACAATGTGAAATCTCTAATAAAAGAGGTATACTTACTTTCTCAAACATCAACTTACTAAGTTTTACACTTTGTTATAATGATCTTAaccaaaaagaaaaaccaagaggcattatttttaatattttctattacaTTTTAAGCTGAATttctaaaagttaaaaaatgtaACAATTTCTTAGAGAAATTAGTGAGAAAGGTGTTGGCTCAGTGCCTGAATCACCAAAACAAAATCTAACTAGCCACCTAATGAGAAGTGTCTTAAACATATGGGGCAGTATTGGTGTTACAAACATGTCTAACACTGACACTTCAAAAAGGACCCATTTGTGCTTCATAGTTTAAAACTCAACCATCCATATCTCACCTCTCTAGTATTATCATGCTGGACAATTGGCTTCTCCAACAATCCAACTGCTTTTCTGACTCCTTCTTCGTCTGCAAACCATGCATCATGCACTCTACTGACACTCCTGCCATACCAACCAACTCCTCTCTTAAGTATATTAATATACAATGCAGTGAAATCTAACATCTCATACAAACACAGTGCAGAAATGATCGTTTGGAACCATTGAAGAAGGTATGATCGGTCacagagacaaaaaaaaatggtatCCCAATGAGGCTAAAAAAACTGATTTACCAATTGTGGTAACGAAGTAGTATGCTTGCAAAAACTCTTGATATGGAAAGAACAGTTGCTACTCTGGCGACATCATCTTCCTGTCTTT
Encoded here:
- the LOC137832026 gene encoding probable E3 ubiquitin-protein ligase ARI8 — encoded protein: MESEDDMHDANDIESLDDFYSGETEDAPLDYYSDYDDDADDYFDEADRIESRRPEQNFTILKESDIQQRQEDDVARVATVLSISRVFASILLRYHNWSVSRVHDAWFADEEGVRKAVGLLEKPIVQHDNTRELTCGICFENYPRARIEMASCGHPYCISCWEGYISTSISDGPGCLMLRCPDPTCGAAVGQDMLSLLKSDEDKQKYTRYLLRSYIEDNKKSKWCPAPGCEYAVTFDVGSGGNYDVSCLCSYSFCWNCTEEAHRPVDCGTVAKWILKNSAESENMNWILANSKPCPKCKRPIEKNQGCMHMTCTPPCKFEFCWLCLGQWSEHGERTGGFYACNRYEAAKQEGVYDDTERRREMAKNSLERYTHYYERWASNQSSRQKALADLQQMQTVHIEKLSDIQCQPESQLKFITEAWLQIIECRRVLKWTYAYGFYLPEHEHAKKQFFEYLQGEAESGLERLHQCAEKELQPFLCADDPSREFNDFRTKLAGLTSVTRNYFENLVRALENGLCDVDSNGASFSKATSSKNGAGSSKGKSGRVKATFRTSSMSSRMNDDSHWCCEHCTYANVRSAITCQMCYQQRR